Within Triticum dicoccoides isolate Atlit2015 ecotype Zavitan chromosome 1B, WEW_v2.0, whole genome shotgun sequence, the genomic segment CACCAAACGCCTCTGCTATAGACATCATATCTGCGTACAAAACTGTGAaaccacacgcgcgcgcgcgcgcgcacacacacacatcctccACCAACAAAAAAAGAACAATAATAATACAAAGGATTTGCTCAGCTAACTCAACCACTTTACTCGCACAAGCATCACATTCCATGACACAAGCACAACTAAACAACTTCTCGCTTTCTAGGTGTTCGTTCACACCTTCACCACGACCTGGTATGAAAGATCAGGCCGCCGCCACCGGCTGCCGCATGAGACCGCCGGCTATGCCTTTGCCGGCCTGCCTCCCCAGCCTCTCCTGTATCCGGTCCTTGATGGCAGTCTCCTGCGCAATTATTACAGCAGCAGCATCAGTATACGTCTCTTTCTCAAGAATTTTATGTTCTACTCGACTACTCTGTTTGTAGATTCTAAGCAAAGTATACTATACCATGACGTGGCAGTGCTCCTCAAACTTCTCCAGGAAACCTGCCACCCAGCGATCCGCATTCGCCAGCCACTCTTCGTGGTTTATCCCAGCCGTCTTCGCCACCGTTTGCAACTATACAGCACATCGGAAGATCAGCACAGCTAATAATCATCAGGCCTAAAAAACCGTCTATTCTACCATGTTGATGGAACGATAGATTTTAGGATTGTCGGCAAGTATGGTTTGAATTGAGAACACGCATGGTTGGTTACCTTTTCTTGCTGTGCCTTCACAGTCTCCCGCAGTTTATTGATCTTCATATTCACCTGCAGTTGTTTCTCCTGAAAACAAGACGACCAACACAAGTCATCACCTAGGCTGGGAGACCAAAAACATCACAATGTTCTGAAAGACAAAAAATAAGCCATGTGCCAAGCTTTGCTTGTCACATAAAAGGGTTGGTTAGGTGTCATCAGAAATGTGGCTGACCTTAACATAGCTCACGCCCATATCTTTCCTTGAGTAACCTCGTGCTAGATTCCTCATCACATACTGGTTGTAGTCCTTCACTATCCTCATTATAAGGTCCGATGTCGATACTCCATCGGTCCTTTTTGTTTCCTTGAATTTTCCAATCTTCTTGACCTGATATTGCCATAGGATAAAGTAAGCAATGGTAAAGATATCGCCGTTAATCGACATATACTAGTTGTGGAGATGCAAACTTACAAACTCATAGACGTCATTTGCAGCACCGCTTGTATCAGCATAACTGCAACGAGTACAAAAGGAAAATGCGTAGTTAGTGGAGCTGATTAGAGAGGGAAAATGGGGATTTGATATAACCCTTGTGCGGGTATGACTTACGGCAAAGCATCATGTGCGACATAGTCAATCTGATGCTTCTCAATGAATTCTGGCGTGAGAACCCAGGGAGCATCAGGAATGACCTCATCAACCCACCTAAAGCAGCAGATAAATAGTTAGACGATCAGCAGATTAGAAAATACCATTTTCTGATTAAATATCATTAAAAAAACAGGCATAAAATCATCGGCATGGGTGTTCTACTTCATTCTTAAATAAATAAACGTAGCATATGCTTAGAACAGGGGGAAATGTCAAATGGGTCAACTCGAGTATTTAGATAAGCATGGTACTGCAATGAATCACATCATCTAGTTCTCCTGGTGATGAAAAGAATAACAGGAAAGGATGGCTCCAATGCACAATTGGCGGCAACTGGTGGCATTTGATAATCGAAAGTGATGTGTAACTGGCATACTATACTAGTGATGCGTGTCTGCATCTCGTAATAACTGAATGAAGAAATGCAGTGTGATGTATACTAATTAAAGAGGTGGAAATGAGGAGCGGTTGATGGTGGTTACGCACTTGCAGTGGCGCAGGGACTCGTAGCGCTCCTCCTGGTTCATGACGGTCTTGCCCTTGTAGCGCCGCGTGAGGTCGTCGTTGCAGCATCCCACCAGCAGGTACGTGTTGGGGAACCTGTCGCCGGCCAGTCACAGATCGAAATGAGCATCATACTGCAGCAGACTGGAGACAGAAGAAAAACCGGAGGTATCGATTTGAGGCGGTTGGACCGAGATTCAGATGTCGCCTTGGAACGAGGCGACATACGCGGCCCCAGATCCAACAAATTCAACCGCCAGGCGGACCTAGATCTACATGGCATGTACGTATGACGATTTCCGTAACGCGCCAAGAACAGGATAATAAGAACGTACAGCAGCTTGGCCTGCTCGAGGGCGCGGGCGTGGCCGAAGTGGAAGAGGTCGAAGATGCCGTCGGCGTAGACGCGGATGGGGCGGCCGTCGTTCCCAGCGGCGTTGGCGTTGGCGTTGGCGGTGGTCGCCTCCTCcttcttgttgctgctgctgttggtgtGGAGCATGCGCTTCTTGGAATTGGAGACGCGCGCCATCGCTCGCTCGTCGCTCCGGGGTGGTGATTGATGAGGctgaggaggagaggaggaagcgGCGAGCGCGGCGCTAAATAGGCGGAGGGACGGACGGGACTCGCTCGGCTTTTCTGATTTTCTTTCCGCCTTGATGATCAGACTCGTGAGCAAAAACAAACAGTGTTGTCATCGCGTGGGCCCGCCCGCCAAATCCGTCTAAGTAGTTAAGCAGACCCGTCCTGGGTACGGATATATTATACCCAGACCTAATTCTGTGGACGCGGAGTACCATCACGCGGATGCCCATGTTTTTCATCGCCCTTCTGCGCGCCTTCATGTTTATGTTTTGTATATGTTCGATCATTGCACTTTGCACATGTAAAAGATGATCCTAACGATGACGGTCCTCCGTTTAAGATTTTCCTCACCAATTTACTCAATTAATGATATACCACATTTAAATCTTTTCTCTAAACTG encodes:
- the LOC119337806 gene encoding choline-phosphate cytidylyltransferase 2-like; translation: MARVSNSKKRMLHTNSSSNKKEEATTANANANAAGNDGRPIRVYADGIFDLFHFGHARALEQAKLLFPNTYLLVGCCNDDLTRRYKGKTVMNQEERYESLRHCKWVDEVIPDAPWVLTPEFIEKHQIDYVAHDALPYADTSGAANDVYEFVKKIGKFKETKRTDGVSTSDLIMRIVKDYNQYVMRNLARGYSRKDMGVSYVKEKQLQVNMKINKLRETVKAQQEKLQTVAKTAGINHEEWLANADRWVAGFLEKFEEHCHVMETAIKDRIQERLGRQAGKGIAGGLMRQPVAAA